A window of Macrococcus sp. 19Msa1099 genomic DNA:
GGTGGAACAATCAGTATGTCTGAAAATGCGCAGGGTGTCGTCACAACGAATGACACAAATCCTATGTCAAATATCGAAATCATTCAGTCGATTGCAAACATTACTGAAAAACACCCATTTCAAATCCCCTCTCCTCATATGACCCTTAAACATATGAATATATTAAGAAAATCAATTATCAATGAAATATACGAAGAAAACTATGATGGTATCGTCATCACACATGGCACTGACACACTCGAAGAAACAGCATATTTTCTGGATTTGACCCTCAACGTTTCAATTCCAGTAATCTTAACCGGCGCGATGCGTTCATCCAACGAAATCGGGGCAGATGGTCTGTATAACTACATCTCCGCAATACGTACAGCTTGCCATGGTGATGCCAAAAACAAAGGCGTGCTTGTTGTGTTTAATGATGAAATTCATACAGCTATGAACGTAACAAAGACCCATACATCAAATACAAGTACTTTTCAAAGTCCAAATTACGGACCACTCGGTATTATCACGAAAAACAATATTTATTTCCATCATCATCCATTAACACATCCCCCGCTGGTTAAAGTCAATGAAGCGATTAAAGTTGGACTCGTAAAAGCCCATAGCGACCTAGACTCAGACTTAATTAAATTCTTTGCTGATCAGGAATATGACGGGCTTGTTATAGAAGCGCTTGGACAAGGAAACTTATCGCCTTCTTCATTAGACGGCATCCAGCATCTAATCGATAAAAATATCCCGATTGTCATCGTATCCCGATGTTTCAATGGAATTGCAAGTGGTAACTATCAGTACGAAGGTGGCGGGTATGAGCTACAGAAGATGGGTCTCATATTCTCCAATGGACTTAACGGTCAGAAAGCGCGTTTAAAACTTATCGTCGCAATAAGTAATGGCTTAAATGATGCTCTTCTTGACGATTACTTCAAACGTTAAAAATACGCGGACAAATTATTGTCCACGTATTTCTTTTTTTATAATATCATCAGCTATCAGTCCGCCGTGAAATTTTCCGTTTTCAATGAATATCGTATTCGCGTCATTTCCTGCTGCGATCACCCCTGCGATATATAAATTGTCTATATTCGTCTCCATCGTCTCTTTGTCATAGAAAGGTGCTGTCCCGAATTCATTTGTTATGAGTTCTATCCCCATATCACTTAAAAACGTGTAGTCCGGGTGATAGCCAATCATTGCAAAAACAGTATCATTTTTGATTGCCATTTCTCCACTAGGGGTTTGAATGATCACTTCAGAATCATTGATAGAGGTTACATGACTATTGAAATAGAGTTTAATTTTTTCATGATTAACAAGGGATTCGTAAAGAGGTAATATCCAGGGTTTCACACTCTTAGAATATGTATCACCGCGATACACAGCTGTCACTCGTGCACCAGCTTTTTCGAGTTCGATCGCAGCGTCAATTGCAGAGTTTTTACCACCAATGATCAACACATCCTGATCAAAATAAGGATGGGCTTCCTTGAAGTAATGCTGCACCTTATCTAAATCAGCACCCGGTACATCTAATGTATTCGGCTGCCCATAATAACCTGTCGCAACTGTAACGTAATTACATTTATAGTGTGCTTTAGTTGTCGTGATGATAAATTCGTCTTCATGCTTCTCCACTTTTAGAACTTCTTCGCCAGAATGAATCTTTAAATCATGATATTTCACTACACTTCTGTAATAGACAAGTGCTTGGTTTCGATGCGGCTTATGTTCTTCAACAATAAACGGAATATCACCGATACTCAATTTTTCACTCGTCGAGAAAAAAGTCTGATGTGTCGGATAATTGTAGATTGCTTCAACGACATTCCCTTTTTCGATGATAATATTATCTATGCCTTTCTTTTTTTGCTCTATACTTGCTGATAATCCACATGGACCAGCTCCAATTATAATACTTTGTACGTGTTTCATTTTTTTCACCTTTCTTAAATAAAAAAGGGCTCAAAAGAGCCCCCTCTAGATTTCGTCATGTTCTTGTATATCGAGAATCTTAAAGCCATTGTTTTTAAGATACTTTGTAAACTTCTTAATATTTTTACTATCTTCAACTTTAACAATCATTCTTCGATGCATCTTATCTGTTTCGTCAAACGTTACAAAAGAAATAGCATTTAACTTATACTTCTTCAATGCTGAAGCAAGACGCATGATACGCCCTTCTGCATCTATTGATGTAATGGCAATGCGCACACCTTTTTGATTCATTCCAAATGCAGATTTAAACTGCTCCATAACATCAAATCGTGAAACCACGCCTAAAAAATCGTTGCGTTCATTGATAACACTTAAAATCGGAAAATCTTGTAATGTTAAGAAAGACTCTTCGAATAGCGCATCATCTTTAACACTATATTCATCAAGAGGAAGGATATCCTTAATCTTTGTGTTTTCAATGAATTCATCTCTTAGTTTGGGTGTCTTCATAAAGAAGAAATGTCTAAAGATGCTATAACGTGTCGCTGTGCCAATATATTTTCCTGTTTCAACAACAGGAATCCCGTCAATACCATGGTGTTCAAGCTTGTCAAGCACACTCTTAACCGTGTCATCTGGACTGGCAACATAACATTTTTCTTTAGGTATCATTATTGACTTTAAATACATAGTACCGCCCCCTTTTTTTATTTAGGTATAACTAACGTTTGTCCTTGTGAAAGATTATTGTCTGAAATACCATTTGCCTGTCTTATCTTTTCAACATTTTCTGGAGAGCCATTACCATAGTATTTAATCGCTATTCGGTAAAGATTCTCTTTAGCATTAACGACGTGTGTCGCCTGCGCCTGCTGATTGTCAGACTGGTTATTATTTGAAGCAGCTGATGATTGTGATGCATTGTCTGTTTGTGATGCATTATCCTGAACTTCTGCTGTTTTTTCTTCGGCTAATCTTGCTGCTTCTGTTTCATCAGCAGCTTTTTGTGCTGCCAGACGTTCTTGTGCCGCTTTTTCCTGTGCCGCTTTTTCCTGTGCCACTTTTTCCTGTGCCGCTTCTTCCTTAGCCGCTTCTTCCTTAGCCGCTTCTTCCTTAGCTGCTTTTTCTGACTCTGCCTCTTCAACAGTCTTATCCTTAGCTTTGTCTGTTTTTTCTTCAGCAGTTTTCTTCTTGTCGTTCGTTGCTACTTGTTCTGTATTATTATGTTTATTATCACTTTGAGAATTGATATAATTTGCAAGCAGCAACATAATTGGCAGTAGTATTAAAATCGCAGCAATCAGTGGAATAAATTTCTTAAGTCCACTATTATCCTTATCTTCTTGCTGTTTTCCCTTTTCTGGCTTTTCTTCGACAGTCTTTGCATTTGCTTTATTTACTTTTGCAGCCGCTCCTGCTACCCCTGCTGCACCAGCTGCTTTTTTACTGTTAGAGACTTGTTTATTAGTCTTTTGACTGTTATCTCTTTTGTTCTTTTTCTTAGCGCCAGCGCCAATAGTTCCTGCTTCTTTGTTATCGTTAGTATTGTCTTCACGTTTCTTTCTTTCTTGTGAACGGCTACGACGTGAGACTCCACGAGGCGGAAAAATATCTTCTTCAGTTTCTTTTTTTCCTTCATATGTTTCTGAACTTACTTCTTCAGTTTCAACCGTCTCTTCTTGTTGTCTTTCGATCTTTTGTTTATTCTTTTCAAATTCATCTTTAAAATCATTTTTTGACACGTTTATCCACCCACTCATCAATTTATAGTCTATTCTTATTATAGACAAACACTATTGCTTTAGTAAAGTATTACAGCTATAAAAATAACCTTTCTAAAATTAATGCCACAGGCTCAAGTTGCATACTTTTAGTAATATTTTCATATCTTTGCAAATCTGTCACTTTGCACTTATGACACTGATTA
This region includes:
- a CDS encoding CBS domain-containing protein, which encodes MYLKSIMIPKEKCYVASPDDTVKSVLDKLEHHGIDGIPVVETGKYIGTATRYSIFRHFFFMKTPKLRDEFIENTKIKDILPLDEYSVKDDALFEESFLTLQDFPILSVINERNDFLGVVSRFDVMEQFKSAFGMNQKGVRIAITSIDAEGRIMRLASALKKYKLNAISFVTFDETDKMHRRMIVKVEDSKNIKKFTKYLKNNGFKILDIQEHDEI
- a CDS encoding LysM peptidoglycan-binding domain-containing protein gives rise to the protein MSKNDFKDEFEKNKQKIERQQEETVETEEVSSETYEGKKETEEDIFPPRGVSRRSRSQERKKREDNTNDNKEAGTIGAGAKKKNKRDNSQKTNKQVSNSKKAAGAAGVAGAAAKVNKANAKTVEEKPEKGKQQEDKDNSGLKKFIPLIAAILILLPIMLLLANYINSQSDNKHNNTEQVATNDKKKTAEEKTDKAKDKTVEEAESEKAAKEEAAKEEAAKEEAAQEKVAQEKAAQEKAAQERLAAQKAADETEAARLAEEKTAEVQDNASQTDNASQSSAASNNNQSDNQQAQATHVVNAKENLYRIAIKYYGNGSPENVEKIRQANGISDNNLSQGQTLVIPK
- a CDS encoding asparaginase; this encodes MKNILVMHTGGTISMSENAQGVVTTNDTNPMSNIEIIQSIANITEKHPFQIPSPHMTLKHMNILRKSIINEIYEENYDGIVITHGTDTLEETAYFLDLTLNVSIPVILTGAMRSSNEIGADGLYNYISAIRTACHGDAKNKGVLVVFNDEIHTAMNVTKTHTSNTSTFQSPNYGPLGIITKNNIYFHHHPLTHPPLVKVNEAIKVGLVKAHSDLDSDLIKFFADQEYDGLVIEALGQGNLSPSSLDGIQHLIDKNIPIVIVSRCFNGIASGNYQYEGGGYELQKMGLIFSNGLNGQKARLKLIVAISNGLNDALLDDYFKR
- a CDS encoding YpdA family putative bacillithiol disulfide reductase — protein: MKHVQSIIIGAGPCGLSASIEQKKKGIDNIIIEKGNVVEAIYNYPTHQTFFSTSEKLSIGDIPFIVEEHKPHRNQALVYYRSVVKYHDLKIHSGEEVLKVEKHEDEFIITTTKAHYKCNYVTVATGYYGQPNTLDVPGADLDKVQHYFKEAHPYFDQDVLIIGGKNSAIDAAIELEKAGARVTAVYRGDTYSKSVKPWILPLYESLVNHEKIKLYFNSHVTSINDSEVIIQTPSGEMAIKNDTVFAMIGYHPDYTFLSDMGIELITNEFGTAPFYDKETMETNIDNLYIAGVIAAGNDANTIFIENGKFHGGLIADDIIKKEIRGQ